gttaaacacgatGGCACGACGGAAGGAgcttggtttctgatttatcttcattgtgttaagtgtataatcatcactgcacatttCTGTATATAAGGAAAACAATTGGCTTTTATTGGTATTCAGAGTGTAGCGTGGTGTAGTGTAGGGTAGCAGTAATCAGATGTTTATGGGTGAATACCAGCTTGTGTACCACTGGCTACGGTATTCTATTTAATGTGCATATCCTCAGAAAATAGTGAGCAGCACAGTATACTGTAAATGGGATAATATGTAGACTACAACCTATATAGGTTGCCCAGGGGAATTATGTTTTCCAAGAAAGTAAATTAAAAGACGACTGTGCTTTTGGGGAGCGCATGTGTGGTTTGATGCTTTCATTTACATCACTTCAGGGTATCCCCCACTCTGTGTACTGGGAATTGGCCAATCACCTGCTATGGCATAATTCATAGCTCAGCTCATGTTGCGTAGGAGTTAGAGAGTAATATGTTTCTCCCAAGTAAAATGGAGGAATCTCACCAGAGTGGCTATTAGCGCTGAGTAGATGCAGGTAGAAGTTCACAGGGCTCACAGGCCTGGTTCTCTCGCTCCACAGGTGGACCTCTGGAGGCCCAACAGCGTGGCCCTGATCCGGGAGGGCGGTGAGGTGGACGTGCACGTGGGACGGAACCACACACAAGGCCTCCGGGCCTTTCTTCAGCGCTCACACATCCAGCACCAGTAAGCCAGCCGCACTCCCAGCACCCTCTCATTACAGCTGCGCGTCTCTCCCAGACAGGGGCCACAACATCTGTTCTGTCGCAGTATTTGTCGCAGGTGATGGCCGCCTGCCTTTCCGTGCGGAGAAATGATTTGCACAtacaggcccccccccccttccgtcACTCATCCCAAATCAGCAGGAATGATGGGGTTTACCAAAGACGCCACTGCTAGAGACACTCCACAATTTGCAATCTGTACCCTCAGGCCatttccccctccccttctttGACTGAATCCACAGCTTTGCTTTACATTTGACTATTAATGTATGTCATTTTCAGCCAGGGTCCTTTGAAGTGTAATCCAGTTGGGTATGGagcgaggggaggggagggtgggaaGCCTGGGACCCCTTTAATTTTGTCCCATTCCATGTCACTTTAGGCAAGACAGCTCTTTTAAAGTAATACTTTAACCCCTAAAGTAATGGTGAGTTTATGGTTAGAATATGGATGCTTCTGTGGGTGGCCTAAAGTGTTTACAAACTTACCAATAAATCTCTTGCGACAGGGAATGAATTTATGAGTAATTCTATCATAACCCTCGTCTTCCAGAGCACTGTACTGCCTTGGAGCAGAAAAAAGTAAAGATTCTTCTTTTATGCAGGAATAGACTGTTAAGATTGAAGCTTACTGGGCTATCAGTGTACAACTCAAAATCCAAACAATTCAAAAGTTCACATTTGACATTTGGCCTTTGTATTTTTCATCCAAGGATTTGCTCACTCTGTTGTTTTCAAACCATTTCTATGATGAGAGAAAACCTAACTGccttcagaataaaaaacaatacGCCCAGGGTTATTCAGACAGACAGCATCTCAACAACAGTACATCTCTCCATGGATTATTTTCAACTGGAGATCAGAATGAGAGTCCCCagagtttttacattttcagaaggttattcattaaaaaatagaGTTGACATTTCAAGCAAGTCAATTACTCGTCTATGTTGGCTATTGTGTATTTTACAGGTTTTGGACACCAACCATTCTGACCACTTTTAATGTCTGCAGGGTTCTCATTTCCAATCTCCAGAGTGAAATTGAAAAGCAAACAGGACATAGATCTTCCAGAAAGCGACGGTCAGAGTTTCAGTATGACTATGAGGTGTACCACTCTTTGGAAGAGGTAAGCACATTTCTTACCATCTGCCCATGTGGTAAATGCAGatattttgttaaaatgtttgaatgtcCCTGTGAAAAGCAGGCACCGCTGGATTCCCCAGCACACGAAAGAGGGGCGTTTCAGCCTCCATGCCAGTTTCGCTCTAGTTTCTTGTGTAAAGATGCAGCTTCCAGCCATTCTCCTCACCAGCGCAATCAGGCTTCTTTCATATGCACATTCGCATTCAGATTCCTGAATCGTGAATCtctcaagccccccccccccccccacacacacacacacacacgcacacgctctgTCAGGATCCGTGGCTTTGCAGAACCCGTTATTAAAACGGAGCTCAGATTCCCTGATATGGAGCCTCTGTGCGGCCTGGCATTAGGCCCCGTGATCCACCCTCTGGCACACTGCTCGCCCCAACACTTCCTCCTGTCTCGGTCTCTGTTTACACACCAGCTCTTTGCAGGTTCAGCGGTATGTTCTTGGAGTGATGGGTGGTAATGTTCTCCAGGGATAGGGAGGGACCTACCCTACCTACTGACGCCCTCTAGTGATCATGTGTCACTGGCACGCAGTGAGATGTTGGAagccattaaaataatttagatcATAGGCCTGTCATTATAATGGACTCAAAATATCTGTTCTTGTGCAAGCATGCCGCAACcgtgcagagaaaaaaaactgtaaaaaaatgcaGACGCCCCTACCTCTTGTCATCAACATGTCAGCACGAGAACACTGGGTCCCCTTCATCACATCTGTAGGGGGGCGTTTAACGTCAGAACCGGGAAAGTACACTCATAACAGGGTACAGAGACACCTGGAAGAGATGGAATGGTGGATATGGTAATAATAGCCTGTAAGATAAGACAGGCCGCCCTCCATTGCAGCTCCCGTGATGGAGCAGTTATGTTTGGCCTAAGATAAGACAGGCCATTGCTGTGAGGACCAAGAGCCAGATCCCAATGGAGTAAGCAAGATCCAAAGCTTACACCTAATACTGCTAATTGTGACATTTAGTATTTTACAGTTCTGGCCCGTAAAGGTTTAGTGTTAAGGAGAGGAGTTGAAAAGCATAATTGGCCCCATTGTGCATCATTAGTTGTGATTCTCGATTTGTCCTTCCCATTCTCGCTAGATCCAGAGCTGGATGTATGAAATGAACAGGACCCACTCGCACCTGGTGGACATGTTCTCCATTGGCAGGTCTTTTGAAGGAAGGCCTCTCTACGTCCTTCAGGTATGGCTGGTGTGCGAGGGCCCCCCCCCGCAGGCGCCGGGCTGAAACTGCACCTGAGAGGACTGACCGCTCTCTCCTCCTGTCAGCTAGGAAAGAGAACGCGCTCCTACAAGAAGGCCGTGTGGATCGACTGTGGGGTCCACGCCCGGGAGTGGATAGGGCCAGCCTTCTGCCAGTGGTTTGTGAAAGAGGTGCGTATTCTACCTACCCTTGATTGGCAGGATGTCAGGGATCTAACACCATTCATCAGAGAATGAAGGCTTTCTCCAGGCTTTGCGTGACAGCCACAGGAACTGAACTCTAGCCAAAGGCCAACTGAAGAGCTTCTGAGGACAGGCCCCTGGGCTGATATTACATCAGCCGTCATCCGTGATTAAACCAGGTCACCTCTAATCCCCGTAAAGTACCTTGAAATGTCAACCTATTAATGCCGTTAAGCCAGTACTTTCATGTGTGCACTTGGGCACCCTGTTATTGAAAGAGATCGTCAGTGGGACACAGCACAGGCAGTGACCACACTCAGATCTGTGTGGCTGCAGTACCTCAGACTCACCACAGTGTGGCAGGGCGCTGAAGCTTTTGGAAAGGTGTGTAAACCACGACCTGAGCCCGATTAGAGGTCACGGAGTACTGCTTCAGTCAAATCTGCTTTCGCTAATCCTATTCTTCAGTGTCATGTACCGTGAGGCTTAATTAATATTTTGCTTGAATGGAAATTCAACTTTACAGTCTGTTAAATATGCCCTAATCCCCCATGGCTTTCGCGGTTAACGACAGGCCAGGAAAGCGTGCTCTGAGAGAGCCGTTCCTGTGGTCCTGTTGTTTCTTTCACAGTGATTGGGGAAAGGAAAGGAGGAAGCTCTGCATTGCATCTTTAAGTCTAAGCCCATTGGATATATTTTTCTTGCATTGGGTGATGTAGAGTTTGACTACAGTTGAATCAGACAGGCTGAGATGAGCCTGTGTGGTCACCCATCCTGTTTTAATGAGCCAACCAATACGACTGACGCAAGCGGGTATCACTGGTGTGAGATTTACAATGTGCATTATTCACTCagcacattcattaaaaaaacaacaggcgCTTCGCTGTTGAGCTGGAACTATTGGGAGTCTTAAATATTAAACCGTGAGAAATGGTTGCGAAGTTAAACCAAAAATTTGCAAGCAGTAACACTTCATACATGCCCTATAATACCCTTTGTGGATTTTGTATCTCATACaataacacacatgtacatactgtacaaatgAGCAACGCAGTCTTAATTAGGTTCTGGCCAAATGAGAATTATATTGTTGTTCAGTTACTGCATTGCCATGACAACAGTTATCTTAATTGTAGGCGCTGCACTCCTATAAGTATGACTCCGTAATGAGAAGACTAATGAATCAGCTCAACTTCTACATCATGCCTGTCTTCAATGTCGATGGCTACCATTTCAGCTGGACAACGGTAACACTTTTCTCCTTGATTTTTCTACTTTAGCAActgcaatatatatttttacatcttCAGAAGTGTGCATTCACGTAATTTACTCCATTGCATTACACCAGGACCGTTTTTGGAGGAAAACACGCTCTAAAAATGCCAAGTATCAGTGCCGAGGGGTGGATGCCAACAGGAACTGGAAAGTGAAGTGGTGTGGTAAGCTTCTAAACTTCCAGCCATTTCAGTCTGAGAGAGAAACTCAGCCATTTCAGTTTGAGACAGAAACTCACACATTTCAGTCTGAGAGGGAAACTCACATTTCAGTCTGAGAGGGAAACTCACACATTTCAGTCTGAGAGAGAAACTCACATTTCTGTATGAGAGAGAAACTCACACATTtcagcctgagagagaaactCACACATTTCAGCCTGAGAGAAACTCACACATTTCAGCCTGAGAGAAACTCACACATTTTAGTCTGAGAGAGAAACTCACACATTTCAGCCTGAAAAAGAAACTCACACACTtcagcctgagagagaaactcacacatttcagcctgagagagaaactcacacatttcagcctgagagagaaactCACACATTTCAGTCTGAGAGAGAAACTCACACATTTCAGCCTGAGAGAAACTCACACCTTTTAGTCTGAGAGAGAAACTCACACATCTCAGCCTGAAAAAGAAACTCACACATTtcagcctgagagagaaactCACACATTTCAGCCTGAAAAAGAAACTCACACATTTCAGCCTGAGAGAGAATCTCACACATTTCAGCCTGAGACAGAAACTCACACATTtcagcctgagagagaaactcacatttctgtatgagagagaaactcacacatttcagcctgagagagaaactCACACATTTCAGTCTGAGAGAGAAACTCACACATTTCAGCCTGAGAGAAACTCACACATTTTAGTCTGAGAGAGAAACTCACACATTtcagcctgagagagaaactCACACATTTCAGCCTGAAAAAGAAACTCACACATTtcagcctgagagagaaactcacacatttcagcctgagagagaaactCACACATTTCAGTCGGAGAGAGAAACTCACACATTTCAGTCTGAGAGAGAAACTCACACAAACCTGGTTcccatttttcttattttgctcAAATGCATTAAGGCTGAGCACTGAGAAATCTGTGAAAAGCAGGAACAGGGGATGAAGCTGGTGAGATGGAAGGATTAGATTGGACCACAGTTTTTGATTTGTTGAAACTGAATAGGAGTATTTTAGGGCTGATAAAGGcttgaacaaaataatatatttccaaataaaaacagatttttctgaGAAGAGCAGATGTAATCTAAGGAGGAGTAATCTATGGCCCTGAGAAACATACCAGGAGCTGGAAGTTTTGTGTCTCCACCCTTCAGCGTCTGGAGCTGAGTCTCCTGGTAATGTGTCTGCTTAATTAGCGTAAGCCCtggattaaatgtttgcagCGATGGCTCCTTCTGTTTGATGCAACTGCAAGGAGTCTCTGGCTGCCAGTCCTGTCGTTCGCAACGTTGTTAGGAGAGAATCTGCTCTCGTGTGTGTAATCTTTTGCATAAACATATTGATATTTATGCAAAGAAGGGAGAACTCTGGTTGAATTTctctggattttcttttttttacctgtaAAAGGCACAGTAGGCACAACACCCAAGAGAGCTATTCTGTGACTGCATTATTTTTGGATCTCACAACCTCAGTGGTCGGCTTCAGCTCTCTGTTTTATGATAGCAGTAAACAATCTATTGTCCTATTAAATGTACAACTTTATTATCATATTTATTGGATTTTTCTTATGTATAAGGTGGCCTTATTCAGCGAAGAGCTTATAGCTTTTTTGTGTGAATGGATATTTACTCATTAATACAACAGCACCTTGACCCCATCCAGAGCCCGTCACTTTCTGTTTTCCAGACTAGATCCTTTGTTGCAGGAtttgtcaaaaaatatatatattctgaaaGCCTTTCTCTTGTACAtggtttgtaaaatatttagttCTGTGCTTTGAGAGCagtcagacatgcacacagcagATGGACTCAtggaacattttttgttttcagtgaacattttcatttaatttaaaattgaaGTTGAAATGATCTGTGTGGGAAGTGAGTGTGCGGTCTGCTGTTTGCGTTTGCGACAGGGCGTACGGTAGGGAGATCTGTGAGGGGGAAACCTCACACTGTAATTAGTGCATTTGGCAGAGTGGTTCCTAGCATTGGAAAGGATAATGAGCACAGGTGATAGAGAGTGGGATTTGGAACAATATTTAATATAGACAGTGCAGTTCTTCTCATGGGTGACCACTGGACCCCTCCTTCTTAGCACATTCCAACAGGATATTAGCAGGAATGAGAAATCTGTGTTTACCCACTTGCTTGCCTTTGGTAATTAATCTGGCCTGTTTATGGCATTGTATTACCCAGAGACTGTACTGCATTCTCATCTGATTAGCATATACAAGTAATAATTAGCTTCttccacaatgtttttttttttttttttcctttttctgacTTCTTACATGCTATTAACTGTGACTAATATTTACAGTCTAGTCTTACGGAATTTATGATGTGCTTCTCGTCTATTTTATCATTGACAGGGAGATGCCAGTAAAATACTGCTTATTTACATATTCTGCTGGAGAAAACCTTAGATTATATGAGTGAGAGGAGGAAAAAACTCGAGTTGTTTTTGCATCTCTTGAGAGTCACTAAGGTTCTGCAAACAGCATCTTCAAAGCTCTCTCAGCTGCCGTGCAAGACGACTGCAATTTCAGAATGAGTTCTGAATGCCAAAGTGTATGTGTAGTACCACAGGTTGAAAGGCAGggaaaacgtgtgtgtgtaatcagaAATGTACCGAGAGTGTGTCCCTGCTATCTGCTGTCAGAGGAAGGGGCCTCTTCCCACCCCTGTGACGACACCTACTGCGGGCCTTTCCCCGAGTCCGAGCCGGAGGTGAAGGCCGTCGCCAAGTTCCTCCGCAAACACCGCAAGCGCGTCCGGGCCTACATCTCCATCCACGCCTACGCCCAAATGCTGCTCTACCCCTACTCCTACAAGTACGCCACCATTCCCAACTTCAACTGCGTGGTGAgtgacacaaataaaataaaaatagcactGAGCGCTGTgaggttttgtgttttgttttaagtGCCTACCTACTAGAAAAGTCATAGTGGTGTCACTGAACACTGATAGTCtgtacagtttatttatttacctttatttatacagggtaggtgaACTGAGTGCACATGGTTTTTACAGTAATGCACTGCTAACAACCTCTCAGTTaccctaacctgcatatctttggattgtgggaggaaaccagagcacCCAGCGgaaacccacacgcacacggcgaggacatacaaactccacacagattTGACCTCATGCCCTTCCTGTTGTGTGGTGACAGTGCTGCTGCTCATAAGAATCACATgccatttgtttgtgctttcaGGAGTCAGCTGCTCAGAACGCAGTTACAGCCCTGTACTCGGCTTACGGTGTGAGGTATCGATATGGACCTGCCTCTACCACTCTCTGTAAGTTTCACACTCTGTAGGAACCCCTGAACAAGTAGCACGCTGCTGCATCTATTTGTGCATGCCGTTTATTTCCCTGTTCAGACACTAGTCACCGGATCATAGGCTTTGCCTCACATTTAATCTCTCATCGTTCCTTTGAGACTGATACGTGCGATGAGATCTGAGGTCGGCCCGCTTTGTAAACTCCCGCATTTTAAATGAGTCTCTCGCCCAGGCGAGGCAGGCAGACAGCTTCCTGCAGGGAGACTGCAGGAGGTCTCACCGCTCCACTCTGTCCCTGACAGACGTGAGTTCCGGGAGCTCCATGGACTGGGCCTACAAGAACGGCATCCCCTACGCCTTCGCCTTTGAGCTGCGCGACACCGGCTACTTCGGCTTCCTGCTGCCCGAGACCCTGATCAACCCCACCTGCACAGAGACCATGAGGGCAGTGAAGGCCATCGCCTCGGGCCTGCTCAAGAAGTGCGTGGTGTGAGGACAGGgctctggttctctctctctctctctctctctctttctctctctctccacaccagGCGGTACCAACCAGCACGCTTCTGATGCCACTCGCAGCTTACAGGCCAAGAAAAAGGAGCAGTCTACCTGTTAATAACTTCTAATGAGATTCTGCATAATTTCATGGAatgaatatgtgtatgtatacatacactcagtgaccactttaggTGGaacagtacaccagcttgttaatgcacatatttcattgaccaatcatgtagcagcaactaaatgcataaaagcatgtagacatggtcaagaggttcagctgtttttcaggctaaatgtcagaatagggaagagaatgcagagaatggtgagaaacacatccagtgagcagcagttctgtgtgcaaaaatgcgttgttaatgagagaggtcagaggagaagggccagactggtcaaagctgacaggaaggtgacagtaacgcaaataaccatgcattacaacagtggtatgaacacgcaacgtgtcaaacctctaagtggataggctacagcagcagaattccaaataagtaaaagaaaataagtctaataaatacctaataaagtgctcactgagtgtatatctctaTGTATGCATGAGCTAGTATGCATATGCGCATATGTTTATATTGGTGGTGGGATAAGACACCAGGCACTGAGTTACAAATTACTTTACAGACATTGTTGAccaacatgaacacatacacttGGGTTTTGTTTATATAGTATAGTTGTTTTTATATGAGGGCCAACTGCAGACACTGAATATGTTTTAAAAGCAGCAAGACCTCaagttatttatatataattaaattaagGCTCTTAATTGAAAATGTTAAAGGTCAGAGTTGGCTATGAAATTATTGTATTCAGGAGATTCTGACCTTTCCCGTCACATTACTACCAGAACCAGCTCAGTACCCATTACACTACATGACAAAGTACAAAATGAAACAAGCACTTGAAACATAGTCTCAACTTAATTTGCTGTTTTTGCA
The sequence above is a segment of the Conger conger chromosome 4, fConCon1.1, whole genome shotgun sequence genome. Coding sequences within it:
- the cpa6 gene encoding carboxypeptidase A6, coding for MELAVRNKVILGCVIIFSNMACPVGAYLYNNRYAGDQVVRVTPVSNEEVEELRTLLANLTVDLWRPNSVALIREGGEVDVHVGRNHTQGLRAFLQRSHIQHQVLISNLQSEIEKQTGHRSSRKRRSEFQYDYEVYHSLEEIQSWMYEMNRTHSHLVDMFSIGRSFEGRPLYVLQLGKRTRSYKKAVWIDCGVHAREWIGPAFCQWFVKEALHSYKYDSVMRRLMNQLNFYIMPVFNVDGYHFSWTTDRFWRKTRSKNAKYQCRGVDANRNWKVKWCEEGASSHPCDDTYCGPFPESEPEVKAVAKFLRKHRKRVRAYISIHAYAQMLLYPYSYKYATIPNFNCVESAAQNAVTALYSAYGVRYRYGPASTTLYVSSGSSMDWAYKNGIPYAFAFELRDTGYFGFLLPETLINPTCTETMRAVKAIASGLLKKCVV